A single Oncorhynchus keta strain PuntledgeMale-10-30-2019 unplaced genomic scaffold, Oket_V2 Un_contig_1171_pilon_pilon, whole genome shotgun sequence DNA region contains:
- the LOC127917592 gene encoding keratin-associated protein 5-4-like isoform X12, translating to MRNKILWFDETKIELLCLNAKCPFWRKHGSIPTVRCGGGSIPTGNHGGGSIPMVRCGGGSIPTVRRGGGSIPTVRRGGGSIPTVRCGGCSIPTVRCGGCSIPTVRCGGCSIPTVRYGGGSIPTVRCGGCSIPTVRCGGCSIPTVRCGGGSIPTVRCGGGSIPTVRCGGGSIPTVRCGGGSIPTVRCGGGSIPTVRCGGCSIPTVRCGGCSIPTVRCGGGSIPTVRCGGGSIPTVRCGGCSIPTVRCGGCSIPTVRCGGGSIPTVRCGGGSIPTGNHGGGSFPTRKHGGGSIMLWGCFSAAGTGKLEAVIAAKGASTKY from the exons atgagaaacaagattctctggtttgatgaaaccaagattgaactcctttgcctgaatgccaagtgtcccttctggaggaaacatggcagcatccctacggtgaggtgtggtggtggcagcatccctacagGGAatcacggtggtggcagcatccctatggtgaggtgtggtggtggcagcatccctacggtgaggcgtggtggtggcagcatccctacggtgaggcgtggtggtggcagcatccctacggtgaggtgtggtggttgcagcatccctacggtgaggtgtggtggttgcagcatccctacggtgaggtgtggtggttgcagcatccctacggtgaggtatggtggtggcagcatccctacggtgaggtgtggtggttgcagcatccctacggtgaggtgtggtggttgcagcatccctacggtgaggtgtggtggtggcagcatccctacggtgaggtgtggtggtggcagcatccctacggtgaggtgtggtggtggcagcatccctacggtgaggtgtggtggtggcagcatccctacggtgagatgtggtggtggcagcatccctacggtgaggtgtggtggttgcagcatccctacggtgaggtgtggtggttgcagcatccctacggtgaggtgtggtggtggcagcatccctacggtgag gtgtggtggtggcagcatccctacggtgaggtgtggtggttgcagcatccctacggtgaggtgtggtggttgcagcatccctacggtgaggtgtggtggtggcagcatccctacggtgaggtgtggtggtggcagcatccctacagGGAATCACGGTGGTGGCAGCTTCCCTACaaggaagcatggtggtggcagcatcatgctgtggggatgtttttcagcggcagggacgggcaaacttgaggctgtaatcgctgccaaaggtgcttcaacaaagtactga
- the LOC127917592 gene encoding keratin-associated protein 5-4-like isoform X30, translating to MRNKILWFDETKIELLCLNAKCPFWRKHGSIPTVRCGGGSIPTGNHGGGSIPMVRCGGGSIPTVRRGGGSIPTVRRGGGSIPTVRCGGCSIPTVRCGGCSIPTVRCGGCSIPTVRYGGGSIPTVRCGGCSIPTVRCGGCSIPTVRCGGGSIPTVRCGGGSIPTVRCGGGSIPTVRCGGGSIPTVRCGGGSIPTVRCGGCSIPTVRCGGCSIPTVRCGGCSIPTVRCGGCSIPTVRCGGGSIPTVRCGGGSIPTGNHGGGSFPTRKHGGGSIMLWGCFSAAGTGKLEAVIAAKGASTKY from the exons atgagaaacaagattctctggtttgatgaaaccaagattgaactcctttgcctgaatgccaagtgtcccttctggaggaaacatggcagcatccctacggtgaggtgtggtggtggcagcatccctacagGGAatcacggtggtggcagcatccctatggtgaggtgtggtggtggcagcatccctacggtgaggcgtggtggtggcagcatccctacggtgaggcgtggtggtggcagcatccctacggtgaggtgtggtggttgcagcatccctacggtgaggtgtggtggttgcagcatccctacggtgaggtgtggtggttgcagcatccctacggtgaggtatggtggtggcagcatccctacggtgaggtgtggtggttgcagcatccctacggtgaggtgtggtggttgcagcatccctacggtgaggtgtggtggtggcagcatccctacggtgaggtgtggtggtggcagcatccctacggtgaggtgtggtggtggcagcatccctacggtgaggtgtggtggtggcagcatccctacggtgagatgtggtggtggcagcatccctacggtgaggtgtggtggttgcagcatccctacggtgaggtgtggtggttgcagcatccctacggtgag gtgtggtggttgcagcatccctacggtgaggtgtggtggttgcagcatccctacggtgaggtgtggtggtggcagcatccctacggtgaggtgtggtggtggcagcatccctacagGGAATCACGGTGGTGGCAGCTTCCCTACaaggaagcatggtggtggcagcatcatgctgtggggatgtttttcagcggcagggacgggcaaacttgaggctgtaatcgctgccaaaggtgcttcaacaaagtactga
- the LOC127917592 gene encoding keratin-associated protein 5-4-like isoform X4 produces MRNKILWFDETKIELLCLNAKCPFWRKHGSIPTVRCGGGSIPTGNHGGGSIPMVRCGGGSIPTVRRGGGSIPTVRRGGGSIPTVRCGGCSIPTVRCGGCSIPTVRCGGCSIPTVRCGGCSIPTVRCGGGSIPTVRCGGGSIPTVRCGGGSIPTVRCGGGSIPTVRCGGGSIPTVRCGGCSIPTVRCGGCSIPTVRCGGGSIPTVRCGGCSIPTVRCGGGSIPTVRCGGGSIPTVRCGGGSIPTVRCGGCSIPTVRCGGCSIPTVRCGGGSIPTVRCGGGSIPTGNHGGGSFPTRKHGGGSIMLWGCFSAAGTGKLEAVIAAKGASTKY; encoded by the exons atgagaaacaagattctctggtttgatgaaaccaagattgaactcctttgcctgaatgccaagtgtcccttctggaggaaacatggcagcatccctacggtgaggtgtggtggtggcagcatccctacagGGAatcacggtggtggcagcatccctatggtgaggtgtggtggtggcagcatccctacggtgaggcgtggtggtggcagcatccctacggtgaggcgtggtggtggcagcatccctacggtgaggtgtggtggttgcagcatccctacggtgaggtgtggtggttgcagcatccctacggtgaggtgtggtggttgcagcatccctacggtgag gtgtggtggttgcagcatccctacggtgaggtgtggtggtggcagcatccctacggtgaggtgtggtggtggcagcatccctacggtgaggtgtggtggtggcagcatccctacggtgaggtgtggtggtggcagcatccctacggtgagatgtggtggtggcagcatccctacggtgaggtgtggtggttgcagcatccctacggtgaggtgtggtggttgcagcatccctacggtgaggtgtggtggtggcagcatccctacggtgaggtgtggtggttgcagcatccctacggtgaggtgtggtggtggcagcatccctacggtgaggtgtggtggtggcagcatccctacggtgaggtgtggtggtggcagcatccctacggtgaggtgtggtggttgcagcatccctacggtgaggtgtggtggttgcagcatccctacggtgaggtgtggtggtggcagcatccctacggtgaggtgtggtggtggcagcatccctacagGGAATCACGGTGGTGGCAGCTTCCCTACaaggaagcatggtggtggcagcatcatgctgtggggatgtttttcagcggcagggacgggcaaacttgaggctgtaatcgctgccaaaggtgcttcaacaaagtactga
- the LOC127917592 gene encoding keratin-associated protein 5-4-like isoform X1, with product MRNKILWFDETKIELLCLNAKCPFWRKHGSIPTVRCGGGSIPTGNHGGGSIPMVRCGGGSIPTVRRGGGSIPTVRRGGGSIPTVRCGGCSIPTVRCGGCSIPTVRCGGCSIPTVRYGGGSIPTVRCGGCSIPTVRCGGCSIPTVRCGGGSIPTVRCGGGSIPTVRCGGGSIPTVRCGGGSIPTVRCGGGSIPTVRCGGCSIPTVRCGGCSIPTVRCGGCSIPTVRCGGGSIPTVRCGGGSIPTVRCGGGSIPTVRCGGCSIPTVRCGGCSIPTVRCGGGSIPTVRCGGGSIPTGNHGGGSFPTRKHGGGSIMLWGCFSAAGTGKLEAVIAAKGASTKY from the exons atgagaaacaagattctctggtttgatgaaaccaagattgaactcctttgcctgaatgccaagtgtcccttctggaggaaacatggcagcatccctacggtgaggtgtggtggtggcagcatccctacagGGAatcacggtggtggcagcatccctatggtgaggtgtggtggtggcagcatccctacggtgaggcgtggtggtggcagcatccctacggtgaggcgtggtggtggcagcatccctacggtgaggtgtggtggttgcagcatccctacggtgaggtgtggtggttgcagcatccctacggtgaggtgtggtggttgcagcatccctacggtgaggtatggtggtggcagcatccctacggtgaggtgtggtggttgcagcatccctacggtgaggtgtggtggttgcagcatccctacggtgaggtgtggtggtggcagcatccctacggtgaggtgtggtggtggcagcatccctacggtgaggtgtggtggtggcagcatccctacggtgaggtgtggtggtggcagcatccctacggtgagatgtggtggtggcagcatccctacggtgaggtgtggtggttgcagcatccctacggtgaggtgtggtggttgcagcatccctacggtgag gtgtggtggttgcagcatccctacggtgaggtgtggtggtggcagcatccctacggtgaggtgtggtggtggcagcatccctacggtgaggtgtggtggtggcagcatccctacggtgaggtgtggtggttgcagcatccctacggtgaggtgtggtggttgcagcatccctacggtgaggtgtggtggtggcagcatccctacggtgaggtgtggtggtggcagcatccctacagGGAATCACGGTGGTGGCAGCTTCCCTACaaggaagcatggtggtggcagcatcatgctgtggggatgtttttcagcggcagggacgggcaaacttgaggctgtaatcgctgccaaaggtgcttcaacaaagtactga